A single Prevotella sp. E15-22 DNA region contains:
- a CDS encoding mechanosensitive ion channel family protein — protein sequence MSVLDKLFEAVPYEQLWQWGLTFCKNLIVAAIVYFLGRYLIKVLIKVFTKMLQRSKVDTTLYTFLNSIINVVLWFVLTIIIVGILGIETSSFIALFASAGVAIGMALSGTLQNFAGGVMILLFRPFKVGDFIEAQGYAGIVKEIQIFNTIIRTGDAQIILIPNGSLSSGTMKNSSKELYRRVDLEFQFEYGADYNEVKNAILDILQKHPKVMQGPVDDSPIVAAPWIGLSNLGDSGVTVITRSWCKGPDYWEVYFNLNETVYQMLKERGFMFPFNRVDVNILNNK from the coding sequence ATGAGTGTTTTAGACAAACTTTTTGAGGCTGTGCCCTACGAGCAACTGTGGCAGTGGGGACTCACGTTCTGCAAGAACCTGATTGTGGCAGCCATCGTGTATTTCCTGGGTCGTTACCTGATTAAGGTGCTCATCAAAGTCTTCACCAAAATGCTGCAGCGCAGTAAGGTGGACACCACGCTCTACACCTTCCTCAACAGCATCATCAACGTGGTGTTGTGGTTTGTGCTCACCATTATCATCGTGGGCATCCTGGGCATCGAGACATCGTCATTCATCGCCTTGTTTGCATCGGCTGGCGTGGCCATCGGTATGGCCTTGAGCGGCACGTTGCAGAACTTTGCCGGTGGCGTGATGATCCTGCTGTTCCGTCCGTTCAAGGTGGGCGACTTCATCGAGGCGCAGGGCTATGCTGGCATCGTGAAGGAGATTCAGATTTTCAACACCATCATTCGCACGGGCGACGCACAGATCATCCTGATTCCAAACGGTTCGCTGAGCAGCGGCACGATGAAGAACTCGTCGAAGGAGCTCTATCGCCGCGTGGACCTGGAGTTTCAGTTTGAGTATGGTGCCGACTACAACGAGGTGAAGAATGCCATCCTGGATATTCTGCAGAAGCATCCCAAGGTGATGCAGGGTCCTGTGGACGACTCGCCCATCGTGGCTGCGCCATGGATTGGACTGAGCAACCTGGGCGACAGCGGCGTGACAGTGATCACCCGTTCGTGGTGTAAGGGTCCTGACTACTGGGAGGTGTACTTCAACCTGAATGAGACGGTATACCAGATGTTGAAGGAACGCGGCTTCATGTTCCCCTTCAACCGCGTTGACGTGAACATCCTGAACAACAAGTAA
- the rhaD gene encoding rhamnulose-1-phosphate aldolase, with amino-acid sequence MKSILDGRPALKAEVEKIAEVAGYLWQNGWAERNGGNITVNITEYVDDEIRSMAPISDVKQIGVTLPALKGCYFYCKGTGKRMRDLARWPMDNGSVIRILDDCASYVIIADNAVMPTSELPSHLTVHARQIETNSGYKATVHTHPIELVAMSHNRAFLGKDVLTKILWSMIPETKAFCPLGLGIVPYTLPGSNALADATLKELEDYDVVMWEKHGVFAKGTDVMDAFDQIDVLSKSAKIYINAKCMGFEPEGMSDEQMKEMTKAFNLPR; translated from the coding sequence ATGAAAAGTATCTTGGATGGACGTCCTGCCTTAAAGGCGGAAGTTGAAAAAATAGCAGAGGTGGCCGGCTACCTCTGGCAGAATGGTTGGGCCGAGCGCAATGGCGGCAATATCACCGTGAACATCACAGAGTACGTTGACGATGAGATTCGCAGCATGGCGCCTATCAGCGATGTCAAGCAGATTGGGGTGACGCTGCCCGCCCTTAAAGGCTGTTATTTCTATTGCAAAGGCACTGGCAAGCGTATGCGCGACCTGGCCCGCTGGCCTATGGACAATGGCTCGGTCATCCGTATCCTTGACGACTGCGCCTCGTATGTCATCATTGCCGACAATGCCGTGATGCCCACCAGCGAGCTGCCCAGTCACCTCACCGTCCATGCCCGTCAGATTGAGACCAACTCTGGCTATAAGGCCACCGTTCATACGCACCCCATCGAGTTGGTGGCCATGAGTCACAACCGTGCGTTCCTGGGCAAAGATGTGCTCACAAAGATCCTATGGAGCATGATTCCTGAGACCAAGGCCTTCTGTCCGCTGGGACTGGGCATCGTACCCTACACCCTGCCAGGCTCAAACGCGTTGGCCGATGCCACGCTGAAGGAATTGGAAGACTACGACGTGGTGATGTGGGAGAAGCATGGCGTCTTTGCCAAGGGCACCGATGTGATGGACGCCTTCGACCAGATCGACGTGCTTTCGAAGAGTGCTAAGATCTATATCAACGCCAAGTGCATGGGCTTCGAGCCCGAGGGCATGAGCGACGAGCAGATGAAGGAGATGACCAAGGCCTTCAACCTGCCCAGATAA
- a CDS encoding OmpA family protein produces MKNRLLLSVLAIVFAMNVSAQETKTYPHAFVGVQGGVMRAWNGQGVDRKWNPMAAVSLGYNFTSVFGMRLQANGSTWKAKLDDGSEYKSKAANIDLDMMFNLTNLLFPRSKNFVNVIAIAGAPFNIAIPHAWVDNYAYATAEGSDRWNTAWKVGGMIDFDLAKHWGFNLEAGTNYVRQKNKVLADNNKWWPYAMAGITYKFGHKKGAKEQPAVVEEPVMVEKKAEPVAEKKPAVAPQPQPKPEPKPEVKPVVNKPVKLTQNIFFDLAKADIRPDQAGKLDEVVAWANKVANGDIVLTGYADSKTGTHKVNKAIAKKRANTVKEALVAKGINDKRIKVVVVGDKEQPFANNDDNRAVIVMGNFE; encoded by the coding sequence ATGAAGAACAGACTATTACTTTCCGTCTTGGCAATCGTCTTTGCCATGAACGTTTCTGCACAGGAAACAAAAACCTATCCTCACGCATTCGTTGGTGTACAAGGTGGTGTTATGAGAGCCTGGAACGGTCAGGGCGTAGACCGCAAATGGAACCCTATGGCTGCCGTGTCGCTGGGCTATAACTTCACAAGCGTGTTCGGCATGAGACTGCAAGCCAACGGTAGTACTTGGAAAGCGAAGTTGGACGACGGCTCGGAATACAAGAGCAAGGCTGCCAACATTGACCTCGACATGATGTTCAACCTGACAAACCTGCTGTTTCCACGATCAAAGAATTTCGTGAATGTCATCGCCATTGCTGGCGCACCATTCAATATCGCCATTCCACACGCATGGGTGGACAACTATGCCTATGCCACCGCTGAGGGCAGCGACCGCTGGAACACAGCCTGGAAGGTGGGCGGTATGATTGACTTCGACCTGGCTAAGCACTGGGGCTTCAACCTGGAGGCTGGCACCAACTATGTGCGCCAGAAGAACAAGGTGCTGGCCGACAACAACAAATGGTGGCCCTATGCCATGGCTGGCATCACCTATAAGTTTGGCCACAAGAAGGGGGCCAAGGAGCAGCCTGCAGTGGTTGAAGAGCCTGTGATGGTTGAGAAGAAGGCTGAGCCCGTGGCCGAGAAGAAGCCTGCCGTGGCTCCACAGCCTCAGCCCAAACCTGAGCCAAAGCCTGAGGTGAAGCCCGTGGTGAACAAGCCCGTGAAACTGACGCAGAACATCTTCTTCGACCTGGCTAAGGCTGACATCAGACCTGATCAGGCTGGCAAGCTGGACGAGGTGGTGGCATGGGCCAACAAGGTGGCTAATGGCGACATCGTGCTGACAGGCTATGCCGACAGCAAGACGGGTACGCACAAAGTGAACAAGGCTATTGCCAAAAAGCGCGCCAACACCGTGAAGGAGGCTCTGGTGGCTAAGGGCATCAACGACAAGCGCATCAAGGTGGTGGTGGTTGGCGACAAGGAGCAGCCTTTTGCCAACAACGACGACAACCGTGCCGTTATCGTGATGGGCAACTTCGAGTAA
- a CDS encoding MFS transporter has protein sequence MTKNSSLKSTLAVSLNNYLDAGAIVAGSSGITLWQNYLGLSEMHLGWLNALSANAMGAAIGAIIGGFLADKFGRKFIFTYNLLVYMLGMLIVMFSMSYPMLLAGFLVTGISVGIGVPASWTYISESSEVNNRGRNICISQMSWGIGPMLILFFGMLFAPGGYLYAPVESLAHAVIGADAAQAAVEVFSSRVVFFTLFVVAFVAWTLQRQLQESAEFEANKEKDKSGIVENIRMLFTNKVAVRSVAFLATIYLTWNLVASVMGFFMPHVYETAGGLSNETANMLSCVSWVFVVVTTFIISFYVDKVAHRLFYIFGLVAALTAWLLVIGGSVTSIAGIWVFTILWGLNNGSSVQVFYALWGSELFPAKFRAGAQGLMFFIVRGLSAVWGLVFTFIYGENGEGFTLAAYCMVALLVVSLVVGLIGMPNTRGRSLADITKERYGDEY, from the coding sequence ATGACTAAAAACAGTTCTTTGAAGAGCACACTCGCTGTGTCTCTGAACAACTACTTGGACGCAGGCGCCATCGTGGCTGGCTCGAGTGGCATCACGCTGTGGCAGAACTACCTGGGACTGAGCGAGATGCACCTGGGATGGCTCAACGCCTTGAGTGCCAACGCTATGGGTGCTGCCATCGGTGCCATCATCGGTGGCTTCCTGGCCGACAAGTTTGGACGAAAGTTTATCTTCACCTATAACCTCCTGGTCTATATGCTGGGCATGCTCATCGTGATGTTCTCGATGAGCTATCCCATGCTGCTGGCTGGCTTCCTGGTGACGGGCATCTCGGTGGGCATTGGCGTGCCTGCCTCGTGGACGTATATCTCGGAGTCGTCGGAGGTAAACAACCGTGGCCGTAACATCTGTATCTCGCAGATGTCGTGGGGCATCGGTCCGATGCTCATCCTGTTCTTCGGCATGCTGTTCGCACCTGGCGGCTATCTGTATGCACCTGTGGAGTCGCTGGCGCACGCCGTGATTGGTGCCGATGCTGCGCAGGCGGCTGTCGAGGTGTTCTCGTCGCGCGTGGTGTTCTTTACCCTCTTTGTGGTGGCATTCGTGGCATGGACACTGCAGCGTCAGTTGCAGGAGAGTGCCGAGTTCGAGGCTAACAAGGAGAAGGACAAGAGTGGTATTGTGGAGAACATCAGGATGCTGTTCACCAACAAGGTGGCTGTGCGCTCGGTGGCTTTCCTGGCCACCATCTATCTGACGTGGAACCTGGTGGCTTCGGTGATGGGTTTCTTTATGCCGCATGTCTATGAGACGGCTGGCGGACTGAGCAACGAAACGGCCAACATGCTGAGTTGCGTGAGTTGGGTGTTCGTGGTGGTCACCACGTTTATCATCTCGTTCTATGTGGACAAGGTGGCACACCGTCTGTTCTATATCTTCGGACTGGTGGCTGCGCTCACGGCATGGCTACTGGTGATTGGCGGCAGTGTGACGAGCATCGCTGGCATCTGGGTGTTCACCATCCTGTGGGGACTGAACAACGGCAGTTCTGTGCAGGTGTTCTATGCGCTGTGGGGCTCAGAACTGTTCCCTGCAAAGTTTCGTGCTGGCGCGCAGGGCCTGATGTTCTTCATCGTGCGTGGCCTGTCGGCCGTTTGGGGACTGGTATTCACGTTTATCTATGGTGAGAACGGCGAGGGCTTCACGCTGGCAGCCTACTGTATGGTGGCGCTGTTGGTTGTTTCGCTGGTGGTGGGACTCATTGGTATGCCCAACACACGTGGACGTTCGCTGGCCGACATCACCAAGGAGCGCTACGGCGATGAGTACTAA
- a CDS encoding L-rhamnose isomerase — protein MKAELIEKAYAVAKDRYAAIGVDTDAVLKQLQAQQISLHCWQTDDVVGFERNEALSGGIQTTGNYPGRARNIDEVRQDIEFVKTLLGGNHRLNLHEIYGDFGGKFVDRDEVGVEHFESWMQWAKENNMKLDFNSTSFSHPKSGNLTLSNPDKGIRDFWIEHTKRCRRIADAMGKAQNDPCIMNIWVHDGSKDMPVQRKKYREILAASLDEIMAEKLDGVKNCFEAKLFGIGLESYTVGSHDFYTAYCATRKQMYTLDTGHYEQTENVSDFVSTLLMYVPELMLHVSRPVRWDSDHVTIMNDQTLDLFKELVRADALDRAHVGLDYFDASINRIGAYIIGARATQKCILQAMLEPKELLRQYEDNGQYFERLALMEEAKSMPFGAVYDYFNLKNNVPVGEEFIAAIQQYEQNVTSKR, from the coding sequence ATGAAAGCAGAACTAATAGAAAAGGCATATGCCGTAGCGAAAGACCGCTACGCTGCCATTGGCGTTGACACTGACGCCGTACTGAAACAGCTGCAGGCACAGCAGATTTCGCTGCACTGCTGGCAGACGGACGATGTGGTGGGCTTCGAGCGCAACGAGGCACTGAGTGGTGGCATCCAGACCACTGGCAACTATCCTGGCCGTGCTCGCAACATTGACGAGGTGCGCCAGGACATCGAGTTTGTGAAGACGTTGCTGGGCGGCAACCACCGTCTGAACCTGCACGAGATCTATGGTGACTTCGGCGGCAAGTTCGTTGATCGCGACGAGGTGGGCGTAGAGCACTTTGAGAGTTGGATGCAGTGGGCCAAGGAGAACAACATGAAGCTCGACTTCAACTCAACATCGTTCTCGCACCCCAAGAGTGGCAACCTGACGCTGAGCAACCCTGACAAGGGCATTCGCGACTTCTGGATTGAGCACACCAAACGATGTCGTCGCATTGCCGACGCCATGGGTAAGGCACAGAACGACCCTTGTATCATGAACATCTGGGTGCACGACGGCTCGAAGGACATGCCCGTGCAGCGCAAGAAATATCGTGAGATTCTGGCTGCTTCGCTCGACGAGATCATGGCCGAGAAGCTGGACGGCGTGAAGAACTGCTTCGAGGCGAAGCTGTTTGGCATCGGACTGGAGAGCTATACCGTGGGCTCGCACGACTTTTATACGGCCTACTGCGCCACACGTAAGCAGATGTACACCCTGGACACTGGTCACTATGAGCAGACGGAGAACGTCAGCGACTTCGTATCGACCCTGCTGATGTACGTGCCTGAGCTGATGCTGCACGTGAGTCGCCCTGTGCGCTGGGACTCTGACCACGTGACCATCATGAACGACCAGACACTGGACCTGTTTAAGGAACTGGTGCGTGCCGACGCCTTGGACCGTGCACACGTGGGACTCGATTATTTCGATGCCAGCATCAACCGCATTGGTGCCTATATCATTGGTGCTCGCGCCACTCAGAAGTGCATCCTGCAGGCCATGCTTGAGCCCAAGGAACTGCTGCGTCAGTACGAGGACAATGGTCAGTACTTCGAGCGTCTAGCCCTGATGGAGGAGGCTAAGTCGATGCCTTTCGGCGCTGTGTACGACTACTTCAACCTGAAGAACAACGTGCCCGTGGGCGAGGAGTTCATCGCTGCCATCCAGCAGTACGAGCAGAACGTCACGTCGAAGCGATAA